TGGCATAGGTAAATACATTACCAAGGGCAACGCCCGCATGGGGAGTTATGTCGTAAGGAACACCAAGCATTGACTTTGATACATAGCTTCTCCAGCTCCTTTGGTAAGTTAAAACAAACCCGGGTTCATTCTTAAGCTGATGATCCCACCCTTCCGGTCTGGGGGAATCTATCATCCTGTGCACTGTCTTTTGTGTCTGCTCAGCCAGAGACGCCGGACCAACAACACCGACAGTAAGCTCAAGCTGGTCGAGCCTCTTACCTGTTTCAGCAATAAGCCCTACGGAACCGTAAAGCCAGCCGGCATACGGACGGTCATTCTTGGGCGGATTTTCTATTTTTATATCTGTGGGGGTATACATGTTCTGTCCAAAAGAATATGTTGTACGCACAGACGAACCGGCAGGGAAGAAAGGAACATATCCCGCAGCACGAAGAGCCAGTAAGGATATTTTATCCGGTTCTGAAAGCCATGAAGCACGAACGCCGTTCGTATAATATTTATCACTGTGAAATATGTCATTTTCATAAACCAGACTGAGAGTACCATTTTCAACATTCTCTCCGGCAACAGCACTGACAGGCAAAATCAACAGCACTGCACATATGAACATCATAACCAGCAACTTTGACAGTATTTTCATCCAGTCCTCACTAACACAGCAATACTAACCTGCCGTGTAGAAAAATGATTTAAAATATCTACATAGAAAGTGGCTACACCATAAGAGCAGCCACTTGGTGATTATATCAAATTTTGATTGTAATGTGCAGTCCTTATCAGAGTTACAGTATTAACTTCTTTTTTTTTAATTGACTGAAACCTGAAAAATCAATCAGTTGAGCATTCCTCTAAAGCTCTGATTTCCTCATCAGTTGCATCAAATGTGAACTCTCGGCTTCCATCCGTACTTCTGCCGAAATTCTCTACTGCATATTTTATCAGCACAGGCATTACCTCAGCCAAAGTCATATTTTCGTCAGTGCTGACAATCTTCCCCTGCCATAAAGGTGTTGAATCTGTCCTGTCTTTTTCAAAAAGTTTTACATCCAGAAACTTAACGTACTCTTTCCCTCCGGAAGAACCCGATGAGGATCCCAGAAATGTTCCCAGAGAGATTCCTGACCCCATGCTCCCGCCAAAAAATCCTATCCCGCCGCCAACACGGGCTTTCGGTTCGTCGCTCTTCTCTGCCCCTGTGACACCAAATGCCAGAGCAATCACGTATTCAGATGATTTACTGTTTCTTATCCAATTGATACACTTAAGCTGATTTTCCATGGATGCAACATACCCCATTGCCTCCAGATCAGTTCTGATATTATCTGTAATGATAAAATCGTATGTCATGTCCCCATACGTACCCTGTCCTCCATAGCCTGTTACAGACCCTTTATAAGTCGTGGCACAGCCGAATATAAACATCAGCATAAAGCTGTAAAATACTATTTTTTTCATATCTGTTTCTCCTTAAGGTTTAATCATACCAAAACCTTCTTATTATTAATCTATGTTAATAAAAGATATTTTCAACCGAACACTATAGCAATTGGTAATAATAACAATAATATCCTGCAATAGGTCCCTACGTGTAAACCCGTGGTTCTATTGCTTCGCACGTGCTTAACACGCGAATTTACAACTTCGTTGTCACAGCTAAAGCATATGTAAAATACGTCACTGCGAAGCCCGCAGGACTGTGGCAGTCTCCGGGCTCGTTAGTTAATCCTGAGATTGCTTCGTCGTGACATTCCTCACAATGACTTATAAGCTCTATAGCTGTGATTAGCTCATTCATACAAGCATAAATGCGTGGTGTTCTGTCTTCGGCCGCATAAACACCAACCTCGACTTCCAGCGGACAGAGTTGTTAAAATTATGTCTGATACCGGCCGACATCCTCTGAACATTTCTCAAACATAAACATATAATAAACTGAGAGTTTTACGGATTGTTTCAGGTTTTATCAAACTCTGACATCGATTTGACAAGTATTTTACAAAAATAGAGTAAACCTTTTTTAGCGGACAAGAAATCAAAACCCTTTCAGGAGGATATGTAAATGAAAAAGTTTCTCACACTCGCACTTGTTGCTGCTTTCATGACAATGTCAACAGTAGCAGCTCACGCAAGAGACCAGATCCGGATCGTAGGTTCCAGTACAGTTTACCCTTTTGCCTCTTATGTAGCTGAAGAATTTGGAGCTACAACAGGCAACCCTACCCCAATCATCGAATCAACAGGTTCAGGCGGTGGTCATAAACTCTTCTCAGCAGGAGTAGACATGAACACACCCGACATAACAAACTCTTCAAGAAGAATGAAAACTTCTGAATTCGACAAAAACATGGCTGCAGGCGTTAAGAACATCACAGAAATCGTTATCGGTTATGATGGTATCGCTATTGCATTCAACAAAACCAACCCCGACATCAACTTTACAAGAAAAGACCTTACACTTGCTGTTGCTGCTGAGGTTCCTGTTAACGGCAAGCTGGTAGCAAACCCATACAAAAAATGGAATGAAATAAACCCTGCTCTCCCTGCTAAACCAATTCTTGTTTACGGCCCCCCTACATCATCCGGGACAAGAGACGCTTTCGAAGAGCTGGTTATGGAAAAAGTTACAAAGAAAATGGCTGAATATGGTAACAAAGGTTACGGCAAAATCCGTCAGGACGGGATATATGTCCCCGCAGGTGAAAACGACAACCTTATTGTTCAGAAACTCTCTAAAGATAAAGACGCTTTCGGGATCTTCGGTTACTCTTTCCTTGAAGAAAACGCAGACAGAATCAAAGGTGCTTCCGTTGACGGTGTAGACCCTGTTCCTGCGAACATCTCCAGCGGTAAATACCCGGTTTCCAGATCTCTTTTCTTCTACGTAAAACTTGCTCACCTCGACAAAGTTCCGGGTCTTGAAAAATTCGTAGATATGTTCCTCTCAGAGCAGATGATAGGCACAAACGGTCTCCTTAAGACTATAGGTCTTATCCCGCTCCCTGATGCAGACAGAGACGCTGTGAGAGCCAGATGGTCAAAACGCCAGAACCTCACAAAAGCTGACCTTGCACATTAATTGACACACTAACAACCTGCCGACCTGTATTCAATACAGGTCGGTTTTTCCTTATCAACCGGAGTGTTAAATGCTTAAAGTTCTTTTATATTTTGTGATCGGTGTTCTGCCTTTATGCTATATGGCATTTTATCTAGGCAGAAAAAAAGCACGAACAGGTGAAATGAAAATCGGTCAAAGATTTCACTCCAGACCAGGTCATTACGGCTGGTATACTGTTATATGGATGGCACTTCCATCTATGGCGGTATCTCTCCTTTTCAGCATCCTCGGCTCATCACGCATATTTGCTGTGCCAGTTAGTATGCACATTGTTACGATACTTCTTATCGCTGCCGGCGGTCTGTGGTTTGCTCTGCGTACCATAGAGGAAAACCTCCGTGCACGAAACTTTATAGAGAATACAATCAAGCTTTTCCTCATACTGGCATCGCTTGTTTCAATAATAACAACAATAGGTATAGTCATATCTATCCTGTTTGAGTCGATGAAATTTTTCTCACATGTAAACTTCTTCGACTTCATCACCGGTACTAAATGGAGCCCTGACACTGCATTCCTTGAGGGAGCAGGCAGAGACGGCGCTTCCGCTGCTAAACCGGAGTTCGGCTCTGTGCCCATCTTTGCCGGTACTTTCATGATAACATTCATAGCTTTGTCTGTGGCTGTTCCGGTCGGGCTTCTCTCAGCTATATATATGAGTGAGTACGCCACCCCTAAAGTCAGGGGCACAGCAAAGCCTATCCTTGAGATACTTGCAGGTATTCCCACAGTTGTTTACGGTTTCTTTGCTGCAATAACCGTCAGCCCGCTGGTTGTAAAATCAGCCGAAGCGCTCGGTCTGAATGCTGACTACACCAACGCACTCACACCTGGGCTAGTAATGGGGATTATGATAATACCTTTTGTCTCCTCTCTTTCTGACGACGTGATAAACGCTATCCCGCAGAACCTTCGTGAAGGCTCACTTGCACTGGGAACAACAAGGTCGGAGACGATGAAACACGTCATGCTTCCAGCAGCGCTGCCCGGGATAATTTCCGCTGTTCTGCTGGCTCTTTCCAGAGCAATAGGCGAAACAATGATTGTTGTGATGGCGGCTGGGCTTCGTCCAAACCTGACATGGAACCCTCTGGAGGGTATGACAACAGTTACAGTACGGATAGTTGATGCGCTTACCGGAGATCAGGCTTTTGACAGTCTTGAGACTCTTTCGGCATTCGGGCTTGGCTTTGTTCTGCTGATAGTGACACTCTTCCTTAATATAATTTCGAGTGTGATCATCAGAAAATTCCGCAAACAATACGATTAATTAACGGTGTGAATAAACATGGATAAAGAAAAAAGAAGACTAAGACTCATTAAACGAAGATACAGACAGGAAAAGCTTTTCCGCTTTTTGGCTATGTTTGCCATAATACTTGCAACATCGTTCCTCGTCTTCTTTCTGGCTGACATAACGAGAACAGGCTACTCAGCTTTTCAGCAGACAGAAATACAAGTTGATGTGACATATAACGCTGAAACAAGCAAATTCACACATCTCGCTGTTCCCAAAGATTATCAAAGACTCATAAGCCGCGGCTTTCTAAGGCTTATTCCGTTGGAGATCAAGGCTAATCCGGAGCTTATGAACACAACTGTCAAACGCTGGATAATAGCAACAGCGGAAGTTGACCAGTATATGAAAGATAAGGTAAACAGACTAAAACCTGACCAGAAAGCATTTGTGGAAAGCCTGAAAGCTAATGGAGATGTCAGGATGTCCTTCAACACAGGCTTCTTCACTAACGGGGACTCTAAGCTTCCTGAGATAGCGGGTATATTTTCTGCTGTGATAGGGTCTGTCTATGTTCTGCTGCTTACCATGCTCTTCTCTGTTCCTGTGGGAGTCATGACAGCTATCTATCTTGAGGAATTCGCACCAGACAACTGGTTCACCAGAACTATAGAGGTTAACATCAATAACCTTGCAGCCATTCCGTCTATTATTTTTGGTTTACTTGGTCTGGCTATTTTTATAAACTTTTTTGGAGTACCCAGATCTTCTGCACTTGCAGGGGGTCTTACTCTCGCACTTATGACACTGCCTGTGATAATCATAAGCACAAGAGCCGCTCTCCGCTCTGTTCCCGACAACATCCGTCAGGGTGCACAGGGGGTGGGTGCTTCCGGCTGGCAGGTAGTCTGGCACCATGTGCTTCCGCTCTCTCTGCCCGGCATACTGACAGGCTCTATCATCGGGCTTGCACAGGCGATGGGCGAGACAGCACCGCTTCTGATAATAGGTATGCTCGCATACATTCCGGAAGCTCCGGGCGGTATAACAGAAGCTGCGACAGTTCTTCCGGCGCAGATTTATACATGGTCAGGAACATCACTGCGGGCGTATACTGAAAGAACAGCTCTCGGCATTATGGTTCTGCTGTCAGTGCTTCTGGTGCTTAACGCATGTGCTGTGTGGATAAGAAATCGATTTGAGCGTAAATGGTAATGAAAAGAATATTCAGCCTCTATGGAGTAGAGATATAATGGAAAAAAACATTAAGATGAAATCTGAAAACCTGAACTTCTACTACGGGAGCTTTCATGCCTTGAAGGACATAAACCTTGTCTTCCCTGAAAAGCATGTGACAGCCCTCATCGGCCCTTCCGGCTGCGGTAAGTCAACTTACCTGAGGTCTTTTAACAGGATGAACGACTTGATAAAAGACATCAGAGTAGAAGGAGGAATTTATCTTGATCAGCAGGAGATCCATGACCCGAAGCTGGATGTCGTTGAGCTGAGAAGAAGGGTCGGTATGGTTTTCCAGAAGCCCAACCCCTTTCCGAAGACAATATATGAAAACATAGCCTATGCACCCAGGATACACGGTCTAGTTTCCAAAGGAAGCGAGATGGATGATCTGGTTGAAGGTTCTCTCATAAAAGCTGGACTTTGGGAAGAGGTTAAAGACAGGCTCAAGTCTCAGGCGACAGCTCTTTCCGGCGGACAGCAGCAGAGACTCTGCATAGCAAGGGCACTCGCTATGGAGCCGGAAGTTCTGCTTATGGATGAGCCGGCATCAGCCCTTGACCCCATAGCAACACAAAAGATAGAGGAACTCATTTACGAGCTTAAAGAGAGGCTCACTGTTATAATAGTTACGCATAATATGCAGCAGGCTGCCAGAGTGTCAGATTTTACAGCTTTCTTTTATATGGGGGAGCTCATAGAAGTTGGCGACACAAGTACTATTTTTACAAACCCCACTGTCAAAAAGACAGAAGATTATATTACCGGACGTTTCGGTTAAAATACCTACAGGTGGCGGCTGTTATGCCGCCTTTTTTTCTCTACAAACATTTAAAAACAATCTTACAAATATCTGACATCACGCACATATCATCTGTATAAAATAATATTCCAGTGTGCGGTGGTAAATGAATATCAAAGATATGCAGATCAAGACCAAAGCCCTTATACTTTTTATAACATTCATCATTATAAGCATGGCTATTACTGTCGTTTTTGTTATCAAGATAGCTGAACATCACTTTTCCAAACAGGTTGAAGCGCTTCTTGTTTCTGAAGCAGAATCTATAAATGATAAACTGAATAGCTTTGATATGGTCTCAAAAGAGCTGAATAAATATATATCCAACGACATAAACAGACTGCTCACGAATGAAATCGATGCAATGATTGACACATCAGAACGGGTGGCATCAGCATATATGATCTCCGGTGAAGGTGAGATGGCGATACAATTCCGTGTGATGGATATCATAGATAAAAAAACAGTGGGCAAATCAGGGTTTGCTTTTGCTCTGGAACCTGACGGCACAATGTCTGTCATGCCTGACAAGAAATTTGCAAAAGGCTCAGACAATCTTCTGAAAAAGCTGGCAACCGAAGAAAACATAACATTAACGATACCATTTCAAAGAAGAGGCTCTGCAATAGTTTCATGTAAACCCAGCGAACGTTTTAAGCTGATAATTTGCGCTGCAATACCGGAAAGTGAAACATCAGCCAGCTCAGACTTTATTGATAAATACGCGAAAAGCAGCTTTGAAGATTTTGTTCAAAACAAAAAAATAGCCCAAACAGGTTACTACTACCTTATAGATCAGTCAGGAAAACTCCTTATCCACCCTGACAAAGAACTTATCGGAACCAGCCTTGCAGATAAAAACTTTATTCGGGAAATCCTCAAAGAAAAGACAGGAACAATTAAATACAGATGGGACGGAATCAAGAAACTCGCCGGATTCGCCTATATCAAACAGATGGACGCGGTACTCGTAGGCGGTGCTCAGATAGATGAATTTTTGGGCAGTATGAAAAGGGACATAATCATGCGCCCTTTCCTTATAGGTCTTTTTGTTATCGTGATAGCTTCACTTCTGGTAAATACGCTTTTTAACAGAACGATAGTAGCCCCTATCAAACACCTCGGTGAGTACATCGAAAAAATATCAGAGGGAGACCTGACGGCACAATGCAGACTTATTCACCATGACGAAATAGGAAACATAGGCAGATATCTTAACAGCATGACGGATCACATACACGACACTCTGAGCAACGTTAAGCACTCTGCTGCAAATGTAAAAGAGCATTCATCCAACCTCTCAGAATCAGGAATACAGCTTTCAGAGGCAATCAAAGCTCAGTCAGAGAGAACAACTAGTGTGGAGCGTTCCATACAGGAGATTCTCTCCTCCTTTGACGAAGTCTCCGGAAATATTCATGAGATCAGTACTGAAATCAACACAATACGCAACAGTGCCCAGGTAGGACACACAGTCCTCCGCAACACTGTAAAGGGGATAAGAAATCTTGCAGACACAGTTATAAACACATCGGGAACAATAAACAGCCTCGGTGATTCATCCAATCAGATAATAGAAATAGTCAAGGTCATATCAGACATTGCAGACCAGACAAACCTCCTTGCTCTAAACGCTGCCATAGAAGCGGCAAGAGCTGGCGAACACGGTCGGGGCTTCGCTGTAGTTGCAGACGAAGTGCGTAAGCTTGCCGAAAGAACTGTTATAGCCACAGCGGAAATAAATGAGATGACTGTCGGCATAAGCGGAAATGTCAATAAATCCGTTAAAGATATGCAAACGGGCGCAACACTTGCCAAAGAGGGCGAAGTGCTCGCCGAAGAACTCCAGCACAGCCTCGAGGGGATAGTTACCGGTGTTATCGAAGCTGCGGAAAAAGTTGAGTCTGTGTCTGTTGCAATAAAACAACAGAACGAATCCAGCCGTAAAATATCTGAGGATTCCTCAACCATCGCCGGATTCTCTCAGAATAACGCAGAAATAGCAGCAAGTAACAGACAGCAGGCTGAAATGCTGAATGAACTTGCCAAAGGGCTTCAGGAGGCTGTCGGGAAATTCCGCTTGAACAGTTGATAGGTTTGGGATAAAGTCGTTTCCTGTCCAACAATAGATAAGGAAACGA
This window of the Denitrovibrio acetiphilus DSM 12809 genome carries:
- a CDS encoding PstS family phosphate ABC transporter substrate-binding protein: MKKFLTLALVAAFMTMSTVAAHARDQIRIVGSSTVYPFASYVAEEFGATTGNPTPIIESTGSGGGHKLFSAGVDMNTPDITNSSRRMKTSEFDKNMAAGVKNITEIVIGYDGIAIAFNKTNPDINFTRKDLTLAVAAEVPVNGKLVANPYKKWNEINPALPAKPILVYGPPTSSGTRDAFEELVMEKVTKKMAEYGNKGYGKIRQDGIYVPAGENDNLIVQKLSKDKDAFGIFGYSFLEENADRIKGASVDGVDPVPANISSGKYPVSRSLFFYVKLAHLDKVPGLEKFVDMFLSEQMIGTNGLLKTIGLIPLPDADRDAVRARWSKRQNLTKADLAH
- a CDS encoding lipid A deacylase LpxR family protein, whose amino-acid sequence is MKILSKLLVMMFICAVLLILPVSAVAGENVENGTLSLVYENDIFHSDKYYTNGVRASWLSEPDKISLLALRAAGYVPFFPAGSSVRTTYSFGQNMYTPTDIKIENPPKNDRPYAGWLYGSVGLIAETGKRLDQLELTVGVVGPASLAEQTQKTVHRMIDSPRPEGWDHQLKNEPGFVLTYQRSWRSYVSKSMLGVPYDITPHAGVALGNVFTYASTGFVIRYGMRLPQDYGPPRIQPNLPGSGFFVPQEKFGWYLFAGLEGRAVLRNIFLDGNTFADSRSVDKEPFVADFQYGLAVTKGNYRFSYTNVLRSKEFADQDSTSHDFGALSVSVQF
- the pstA gene encoding phosphate ABC transporter permease PstA — protein: MDKEKRRLRLIKRRYRQEKLFRFLAMFAIILATSFLVFFLADITRTGYSAFQQTEIQVDVTYNAETSKFTHLAVPKDYQRLISRGFLRLIPLEIKANPELMNTTVKRWIIATAEVDQYMKDKVNRLKPDQKAFVESLKANGDVRMSFNTGFFTNGDSKLPEIAGIFSAVIGSVYVLLLTMLFSVPVGVMTAIYLEEFAPDNWFTRTIEVNINNLAAIPSIIFGLLGLAIFINFFGVPRSSALAGGLTLALMTLPVIIISTRAALRSVPDNIRQGAQGVGASGWQVVWHHVLPLSLPGILTGSIIGLAQAMGETAPLLIIGMLAYIPEAPGGITEAATVLPAQIYTWSGTSLRAYTERTALGIMVLLSVLLVLNACAVWIRNRFERKW
- the pstB gene encoding phosphate ABC transporter ATP-binding protein PstB, with product MEKNIKMKSENLNFYYGSFHALKDINLVFPEKHVTALIGPSGCGKSTYLRSFNRMNDLIKDIRVEGGIYLDQQEIHDPKLDVVELRRRVGMVFQKPNPFPKTIYENIAYAPRIHGLVSKGSEMDDLVEGSLIKAGLWEEVKDRLKSQATALSGGQQQRLCIARALAMEPEVLLMDEPASALDPIATQKIEELIYELKERLTVIIVTHNMQQAARVSDFTAFFYMGELIEVGDTSTIFTNPTVKKTEDYITGRFG
- a CDS encoding methyl-accepting chemotaxis protein, which encodes MNIKDMQIKTKALILFITFIIISMAITVVFVIKIAEHHFSKQVEALLVSEAESINDKLNSFDMVSKELNKYISNDINRLLTNEIDAMIDTSERVASAYMISGEGEMAIQFRVMDIIDKKTVGKSGFAFALEPDGTMSVMPDKKFAKGSDNLLKKLATEENITLTIPFQRRGSAIVSCKPSERFKLIICAAIPESETSASSDFIDKYAKSSFEDFVQNKKIAQTGYYYLIDQSGKLLIHPDKELIGTSLADKNFIREILKEKTGTIKYRWDGIKKLAGFAYIKQMDAVLVGGAQIDEFLGSMKRDIIMRPFLIGLFVIVIASLLVNTLFNRTIVAPIKHLGEYIEKISEGDLTAQCRLIHHDEIGNIGRYLNSMTDHIHDTLSNVKHSAANVKEHSSNLSESGIQLSEAIKAQSERTTSVERSIQEILSSFDEVSGNIHEISTEINTIRNSAQVGHTVLRNTVKGIRNLADTVINTSGTINSLGDSSNQIIEIVKVISDIADQTNLLALNAAIEAARAGEHGRGFAVVADEVRKLAERTVIATAEINEMTVGISGNVNKSVKDMQTGATLAKEGEVLAEELQHSLEGIVTGVIEAAEKVESVSVAIKQQNESSRKISEDSSTIAGFSQNNAEIAASNRQQAEMLNELAKGLQEAVGKFRLNS
- the pstC gene encoding phosphate ABC transporter permease subunit PstC, with the translated sequence MLKVLLYFVIGVLPLCYMAFYLGRKKARTGEMKIGQRFHSRPGHYGWYTVIWMALPSMAVSLLFSILGSSRIFAVPVSMHIVTILLIAAGGLWFALRTIEENLRARNFIENTIKLFLILASLVSIITTIGIVISILFESMKFFSHVNFFDFITGTKWSPDTAFLEGAGRDGASAAKPEFGSVPIFAGTFMITFIALSVAVPVGLLSAIYMSEYATPKVRGTAKPILEILAGIPTVVYGFFAAITVSPLVVKSAEALGLNADYTNALTPGLVMGIMIIPFVSSLSDDVINAIPQNLREGSLALGTTRSETMKHVMLPAALPGIISAVLLALSRAIGETMIVVMAAGLRPNLTWNPLEGMTTVTVRIVDALTGDQAFDSLETLSAFGLGFVLLIVTLFLNIISSVIIRKFRKQYD